One Nocardia huaxiensis genomic window, GAGCACGGCCGCGCGCACCTCGGGCTTGCGGAGTTCCCGCACCAGCTGGTTCCGGTCTCCGTTCGAACGTTCGACTGCCGCAAGGTAACTCGGCCGGAAGGAGAACGGATTGAAAGTCTGCAATCCGGTGAGCAGACCCAGTGGGCGGGCCGAAACCTGAGGCCGTAGCGGAACCCCGGCCTCGAAGGCGCGACCGGCCGTGTCCAGTAGGCGTTTCCAATCATCCGGTGCGCCATCATGTTGCAGCAGGCCGAAACTCACGGTGCGCCCGGTGCGTTCGGCCAGTCGCAGCATCCAGTCCAGCTCGCGGTCCGGAGCCGCCAGATCCTCGCCCATGATTCCTGCCGGCGCCAGCTCGAAGACCCCGGTTCCGGCCGCCGCCAACGCTTTTCCGATCCCGAACAGCTCGTCCTCCGCCGCGAAGGTGCCCGGTACCGGCTCCCCGTCGACGGCCCGGTGCACGATGGTGCGGGAGGTCGAGAACCCCAGTGCGCCGGCCTCGATGCCCTCGCGCACCAGCTTGGCCATCATGGCGATGTCCTCGGCGGCGGCGGGTTCGTTCTTCGCCCCGCCCTCGCCCATCACGTACGCGCGCACCGCCCCGTGCGGCACCTGGGTGCCCACGTCGATGGCCAGTGGCAGCGCGTCGAGGGCGTCGAGATACTGCGGGAACGACTGCCACGCCCACTGTATGCCGGTCGAAAGCGCCGCTCCCGGTATGTCTTCCACGCCCTCCATCAATCCGATGAGCCATTCCCGCTTGTCCGCGGTGACGGGTGCGAAGCCGACCCCGCAGTTGCCCATCACCACCGTGGTGACGCCGTGCCAGCAGCTGGGCGTGAGCATGGGGTCCCAGGTGACCTGCCCGTCGTAGTGGGTGTGGATGTCCACGAATCCGGGTGTCACCACCAAACCTGTTGCGTCGATGACGGTTTCGGCTTCCACCCCGGCGAGTTCGCCGGGTTTCGCGATGGCGGCGATGCGCCCGTCCGTGACGGCGATGTCGGCGGCGTACGGCTCCCCGCCGGTGCCGTCCACGACCGTGCCTTGGGTGATGACGAGGGTGTAGCTCATATCGGGTCCTAGGTCCGCGCGTCGGCGGCGCACTGTCCGGCACCGCTGCTGACGCGCCGTATGTTAATTGGACATGGCGTCAGTGAGGGTTGGAATCGGCGTTGAACGGCCCGAAATGTCCATTGCTGGATCGTGAACTGGACCCTGTGCCTGCTTGCTGCGAAGATGCCGTGAATAGCGGTGACATCTACGCTGGGTGGATAGCGGAGAATTGTCCCAGACGATCCGTGTGCAGTGGTGATCCAACCGAAGGGGTGGTTCGTTGTCGGCGGTACTCGCAGCCGGGCACACCAGACGCGGCGTGCTGCGTAGCTGGTGGCGGGATCCCGTCGACTACCGCTGGCTCGTCCACACTCTCGCCGCGCGCGGAGCGCTCACCCCGTTCAAGATCGTCCTCGGCGTCGGCGGCGCGGTCATGTTCGTGATCGCCGTGCTCACCTGGATGTCCCCGGCGGGCCCGCACGGTTCCGTCGGCCACGCCACGCCCATCGGTGACACGGCATTCCTCGGCCATGTCGTCTTCGTGGTGGTCATCGCCGGCAGCGTCATCTGGACCCTGCGCTGGCTGCTGCTGCCCTGGCCGAGCCGCCGCGAATCCCTGTTCCTGCTGGCCACCGCCGACATCCTCATCACCGCGGCCTGCCTGGTCGACCAGAACCGCGTCTACGGCGCGCTGGGTTCGGTCCTGCTCGTGGTCACCGGCGGCTACCTCAGCATCTTCCACGGCCCGCGAATCCTGGCCGCCCACATCGCCTGGTCCCTCGCCTCGGTGCTGGTGCTCACCGGCCTCATGCTGACCCGGCACACCGGCGACCCCGCCCTCGCGACCGCCATCGTCCTCATCCTGGCCGTCGCCACGGCGGTGGTCCTGCCCACCCTTCAGTTCTGCTACTGGGTCCTGCGCACCGACGCTCTCTCCGACCCTCTCACCATGGTCCTCAACCGCCGCGGCCTCGACTACCACCTCACCGATTGGTTCCGCGCCGCCGACAGCACCCCCATCTGCGTCATGCTCATCGACCTCGACGACTTCAAGGCCGTCAACGACACCTACGGCCACCCCGCCGGCGACGACATCCTCGTCCGCACCGCCGCCCGCCTGCGCGCCACCGCCGACCCCGACGCGATCGTGGCCCGCACGGGCGGTGAGGAATTCGTAGTCGTAGCTCACCTGTCTCCCGCCGCCGCCCGCACCGCCGCCGAACACCTGTGCACCGCCGTCGCCACCCTCCCCGCCCCCCACATCCCGATAACCGCCAGCATCGGCGTAGCGGCCCACCCCGGCGGCACCCCCACCGCCCGCAACCCCATCCACCTCCTCGACTGCGCCGACGCCGCGATGTACCGCGCAAAACAATTGGGCGGCAACGCCGTAGTCCTCGCCGACCCCCGCACCCCCGCCATCACGCCGATAGTGACCGCCGAATCACGCGAATCTCCGGTGCGATTGGAATCCCCGTCCGACCGGTGAGGCCGCATCGACTGCTCGAAGCATTATCGGGATTCGGCTCACCGGTTGAAGTCTGGATCGCCGACCAAGGCGGCGTGGAAGCGGCGTGGGGGTTGGCCGCGGCGGATGAGGAGGGCGCGGCCTGGGGGTTGGGTGCTCATGGCTGCGCCGGGCCAGATTTGGCCTTCCTGGCGGTCGCCGGAGAGGAGGATGCCGGTGGCGCCGTTTTCCTTGAGAGTTTGGATGACGGGTTCGAAGAGGGCTCGGGCTGCGCCGCCGGAGCGGCGGAGGACTAT contains:
- a CDS encoding N-acyl-D-amino-acid deacylase family protein, whose product is MSYTLVITQGTVVDGTGGEPYAADIAVTDGRIAAIAKPGELAGVEAETVIDATGLVVTPGFVDIHTHYDGQVTWDPMLTPSCWHGVTTVVMGNCGVGFAPVTADKREWLIGLMEGVEDIPGAALSTGIQWAWQSFPQYLDALDALPLAIDVGTQVPHGAVRAYVMGEGGAKNEPAAAEDIAMMAKLVREGIEAGALGFSTSRTIVHRAVDGEPVPGTFAAEDELFGIGKALAAAGTGVFELAPAGIMGEDLAAPDRELDWMLRLAERTGRTVSFGLLQHDGAPDDWKRLLDTAGRAFEAGVPLRPQVSARPLGLLTGLQTFNPFSFRPSYLAAVERSNGDRNQLVRELRKPEVRAAVLTETDTADSPLAAMAAFIGLGLDRTFMLGDPPEYEPAPDTSLAYAAQRAGREPFEYLYDLLLSDEGRALFFRPLLNYSEFTHDPIREMLAHPASAVGLGDGGAHVGAICDASNTTFMLTHWARDRVRGQRIPLATAVRKMTKDTADMYGLTDRGVIAVGKKADLNVIDFENLRLKQPAMAYDLPGGARRLLQRADGYRATIVSGQIILRDGEETGARPGALVRGAR
- a CDS encoding sensor domain-containing diguanylate cyclase; translation: MSAVLAAGHTRRGVLRSWWRDPVDYRWLVHTLAARGALTPFKIVLGVGGAVMFVIAVLTWMSPAGPHGSVGHATPIGDTAFLGHVVFVVVIAGSVIWTLRWLLLPWPSRRESLFLLATADILITAACLVDQNRVYGALGSVLLVVTGGYLSIFHGPRILAAHIAWSLASVLVLTGLMLTRHTGDPALATAIVLILAVATAVVLPTLQFCYWVLRTDALSDPLTMVLNRRGLDYHLTDWFRAADSTPICVMLIDLDDFKAVNDTYGHPAGDDILVRTAARLRATADPDAIVARTGGEEFVVVAHLSPAAARTAAEHLCTAVATLPAPHIPITASIGVAAHPGGTPTARNPIHLLDCADAAMYRAKQLGGNAVVLADPRTPAITPIVTAESRESPVRLESPSDR